The stretch of DNA AAGTTTGATACCAAAAtgtatttctaaatcattataatagaaatataAGAAGACTAATGTGAAaataaaatagcgtacctccaggcattattgtcaagaatttcaacaattgtttcttcttgaactttggtatttCTGGGCTCAAAAGTCTTGCTTTAGTTGTTATAGAAAATCTTTTAGACTTCAAACAGATGTTGAGCCTAGGTaccaaaatcatcatttatatagATATTCTctcatcaaaaatatttattatcaccaacttatAATGTTtaagaattaatttaaatttgtaacgtttgaatcataataaagaattttaatgatattaaatatttaataataatagttacatttagaataaaaaatcaaaatatttaaaacataataaatgaagaTATTGATTTATTAAATAACTTGGTCTATACGTTTaacttaataatttaaattaatatttattaaataatttttttaagaaataaatacatgaatcatagcgataaattctaagagtgagtattattatccatgtatcatgatgtatttagttTTTTAATCTTAATGTTGTAATATCACTTAataaataaaccttatgtttattatttgtccagtaacaatatattttcttaaactaatatgtgagaaaatatcacaatatataagaatTTCAACATTATtataaagtggaaccaagtctcattttctctacatgatccttgaattttagaggtagcgtgcctttagtcaaaggatcagcaatcatcaattcagtactaatatgctcaatgatcatttttttttcttttacacgttctcttatggctaaatacttaatgccgATGTGTTTACtttgacttccacttttattaatTTTAGCCATAAAGATAGCAGATGAATTAtcgcagaaaattcttaatgacctagaaatagaatccatgattcgaagcccagaaatgaaactcttaagccatacaccatcaaatgaaactcttaagtcaTACACTATGTGAAGTAGTCTCAAAAcaagagacaaactcagctttcaTGGTAGAAGTAGAAGTCAAGGTCTGCGTAGAGTttatccaagaaatagctcctctagccattataaaaatatatcatgacattgatttacgagaatcaacacaactggcaaagtctGAATTTGAGTaatcaatcacatccagattgtctgtatgtctatacataagcatataatatttgattccttgtagatacctcatcactttctttataGCTCTCTAGTGATCCATACCTAAATTACTctaatatcgacctagcatccccacaacaaatgtaatatcaggtctagtacagacctgaacatacataagacttcctatgacagaagcatatgagatgtttttcattgattttcttttaaggttgttctttgggcattggttcaaattgaacctatcacctttcacaataggAGCTATACTTTGTGAACAATCACTCATCCAGATATAGGTTTCttatgatagacctaaaatgcatcgagatctatctctatatatcttaATGTCAATGACATAAGatacttcacccatatccttcatatcaaaatttttagaaaggaattgtttcacctaATGCAACAAATCCGTATCGTtgattgcaagcaaaatatcatctatgtATAAAATAAGGAAATATATTTTACTTCCACTGACCttttggtatatgcattgatcaatAGGATTtttaacaaatccgaatgaataaATCACTTTATAGAATTTTAAATACCATTGGCAGGAGGCTTGctaatagcctttgcttcattagataattctacaagatcccagactttattgctcatcattgaattcatctcttctttcatgacatcatgccataaatttgattcattgcaactcatggcttatgAAATGTTTTCAGGATTATTTTTTGCtctaatattatagtcagatttttatagatatataatataatcactaggaattactgaaatatccactaatagtcttcgggtctagtttcttctcttgtggattatatatcctgaccttAGACAAACATCCCCAAAcgtgcatatgtcgcaaacttggTTTCCAacatttccataattcaaatggtgtcgtTTGGACAATCTTGGTTGGAACTCGttttaatatatacacaactATCTTTAGTGCTTTAGTCCACAAGaatttaggaagattggagttactAAGTATActctgtaccatgtctaataatgttcggtttcttctttgtaCAACACTATTATGATATGAAGAACCAAGCATAGTGTATTGGGtaacaatcccatgttcttgaagaaactttgtAAAagaaccaggtgcttgtccattttcaataTATCTACCATAACATAGAGGAGTCCTCGTTAATATTACACCTTTTAGTACCAAAGTGaatatgcattgaactttgagtatatCATTCCGTAAGAAAATACTATAAAAACTATCAGACAAAACAACTTTTCCAACACTatcaaatttatataataaacgaaatgatgtgtatttaaaattaaagaaatacctaaggtaagaaaacaaaaattaagtTTCATGAGAAACTTGTACATAAAACATCAttttcaattttaaaacaaaatcactacttaaagttaaaatgtatATTCCAATTGTCTCGAAatatgagcccatcttatttcctgataaaagACTTTGTTCACTTCCCACTGACTTCCTTAAGTTTTGtacaccctgcaaagagtttacaatatggattgttgatccagggtcaatccaccaggtgttaatataacattaaccatattagattcataacacacaaatgtgattggtttacctttcttttcaagtcattgttgtcaagaatttcagcaacggtttcttcttgaactttgacaCTTCTCGACTCAAAAATCTCGCTTCAGATGGTATAAGAAATCATTTAGActtcaaagagatgttgagcCCAGAAACCAAAATCCtcatttatatagatgttctcccatcaaacaTTTATTATCACAAACTCATAACGTACAAgaatttaatgatattaaatatttaataataatgattatatttagaataaaaattaaaatatttaaaacataataaatgaagaaattgattataatgaatgatgaacttaactagaacagttatattattaaataaaatatttaataaaaacgATTATAAACTTCTCTTGCtcaataaaatgataatttatttgtTTAGAGCCAACCAATGGAAGGAAATAGAAAGGGTGATTGTGCTTCATGAAGAACAACCAACAGCCTTGGAAGACTGAGTCTACTTCTAGGCCTGCGCCGAATCAACAGGGAGGAGCATCCCACGCTCTACTTGTGATTTCGATCTGTCTGAACATGCTTTATAATCGTGGTTGCTTGCTCTGTCTTCCATCAGAATGTATATCTCGCATGCAGATATCTATGGAAAGAGATTTCAGAGAAATCAAAGTTAGTGAAGTGCAAAGAATTCGCTAGAATTTCGAAGATTTTAACTATGAAGTAGCAATGGTATTGAACTAACCTGAGAATCATCTTTCGATCGATCAAGCTTGCGACTGAGTCTATACTCGTTCATCCTCCAACCTGTTCTTGCGGAACGACAATGCGCTTTTGTGCTGTAGAACACAAACGATCTCTTGTAACCAATGAcacgatcatcatcatcatcatcttgaaCAGGGCGATCAGGTCTTTGGAGCTTCCAAAGGCCATGCGGTGTACTCCTGACATTGTCATAGCCATCCTCATCTGTCGTCGCCGTAGACACGAAGAAATACGCCCATCGACTGTGTCCGTCAGAGATATCAACTGCAAACATTGTGAAGAACAACACGCTTAGTTCACCTCTGAGATTCCCAAAAGAAACCATGTTAGATGAGAGCAGAAGCGTACGCACCGGGGAGCTGATCCGGATCATGGCGATAGATGTCCATCTCCTCGAACCCTCCATCATACGGGAGGGCTTGGCCTGACACCTTGTTGAGTAGGTAATACTTGAGAATCTCGATCCCGGTCGGCCGGAACCGAAACCCGGCCGGGAACTCGTACGAGGGCAACGGAGATTGAGGCTCGGACGAGGCCATGTGTGTGGCCGTCTTCTCTACGTATGAGAAGGGAGGGATGGCTTTTATAGAAACGCCACGCGGGTCCTCTCCCAGTCGTGTGGAACTTTACGCCAAGGTTGACGACTTGGGCTGTTGCAGAGGATATGGTAGTGTCGTGAAAGCAGCATGATTCTGGTAAGCCACCCATGGCGGCGAGCACCACGTGGACGTTGGCGGGGAGTTGCACGAAATCCCCTCCTTCCCGTGCGCCGTTCTTTTCTATGGAGACGCTCTCCGCATGAGATATGTGAAAGAGAACAACGTGATGCTGTCGATCGGATCGACTTCATTTGCGCGTGGAAAGAAGTTTAACCAATCATATCTCGGCACGTTGTTGTGCAGTCATAGTAAGCGAGGACCTCGATcggtattataataaaaaaaatattatatccatttcgtaaaatatttttttaacccaacaggagaaaatatatcCAATCATAATTCAACACATGGCTGTGCAATTAATACAAGAGGTAAAACTAACCATTAGAATAATTTATATTTGAGGAATATTATATTTAtactatataaattattttttttaatttagtaaataattattattgatgTTAATTTCTATTCACATGTAACTCAACTTTTCACATCAATCCTAATTTAAGTTTAGAGAGGCTTAATCTAACATTTTATCTATCTTCGTATATATCGACTATTCGATCGGTACCGAGTCATCCTCTTAATAATCTCAGACATTATTGACATCAATCACATCACGGCTTACTGTTGTTCTCGACTTCTTTTATCGACCATAAACATCGTTGAGGAAAAAACTAGGAATTGGATTATTAAACATATTGATTAATTATCGCATTGATTttgtttaaaaatcaaaataaactgaTTGATCCAATCAGTTTGTATATAATTCATATAAACCCATAAATAGAATAATACTTGTACGATTTTGTAATATAGTCAAGATTACTTAGTTCCTTTCAATTTAAATCTTTTTTTATCGTGTGTTAGGGTTAAAGGAAAGAAACGTCTTCCTATAGTCTGCTGCTTTTCCTTCGGTCACTTTGGGTTTTTATGATCATCATACGTGATGATATATCCTTATCATGATAACTATGAACAATTTATTTGGaagtaattatatattatttttaaatattgtcATATGTATTTTAATTTGATCTTATTTTATacgactgattttttttttttgctaaggtTAAGTAACAAAAGTTTTTTATGTTTTGctgattttttattaattttaatattttaaatttttttgatagtTTTATATATCAATTTGATTCTTAAGAAACTCCATTGCTTAATCTCTGAAAAGAAGAGAAGTATATGCCccatacaaaaaaatatataaacaaaaTTATGTCTGAAACCTATGCCTTCTAAGCCACTGAATAACTATGCAATATATATGCCAGAGAATAACAAAAGTTCCTTCGACAAAATTACATTGTAGTGATCCGTAGGTTAACTGGCACATCAATTTTGTT from Musa acuminata AAA Group cultivar baxijiao chromosome BXJ2-11, Cavendish_Baxijiao_AAA, whole genome shotgun sequence encodes:
- the LOC135627460 gene encoding NAC domain-containing protein 6-like — protein: MASSEPQSPLPSYEFPAGFRFRPTGIEILKYYLLNKVSGQALPYDGGFEEMDIYRHDPDQLPVDISDGHSRWAYFFVSTATTDEDGYDNVRSTPHGLWKLQRPDRPVQDDDDDDRVIGYKRSFVFYSTKAHCRSARTGWRMNEYRLSRKLDRSKDDSQISACEIYILMEDRASNHDYKACSDRSKSQVERGMLLPVDSAQA